Proteins from a genomic interval of Streptococcus oralis:
- a CDS encoding aldose epimerase family protein — protein sequence MKAYTERVFGNHEGKDVLAYRFETNSGYQLEVMTYGATILRYVTPDKAGNFANVILGFDDFDSYISNSPKHGASVGPVAGRIAGATFELNGQTYDLEVNNASNCNHSGSTGWDSSLFELVEVSDHGLTLYTERTDGTGGFPGNLKIWISYHLEETGAYEVSYKVTTDQDTLVNPTNHSYFNLSGDFTQTVDRHVFQLNTEGIYPIAPDGVPAKIPDADRDVVKHIYNGALLKDIFAEDDEQIQLVSGLDHPFALPAGHDNAGFLYDQNSGRFLLFKTEAPCLVVYTANFVDESVVIGGQPMVQHNGIALEAQALPDAIHSDLKDQVILKAGQTFTSKTRYELVVK from the coding sequence ATGAAAGCATACACAGAGCGTGTATTTGGAAATCATGAGGGCAAGGATGTCTTGGCCTATCGCTTTGAGACTAACAGTGGCTATCAGCTTGAAGTTATGACCTATGGAGCGACCATCTTGCGCTATGTCACGCCTGACAAGGCTGGAAATTTTGCCAATGTGATTTTGGGCTTTGATGACTTTGATAGCTATATAAGCAATAGTCCCAAGCATGGAGCAAGTGTAGGTCCTGTAGCGGGCCGTATTGCAGGTGCAACATTTGAGCTCAATGGTCAGACCTATGACCTTGAAGTCAACAACGCTAGCAACTGTAACCACAGTGGTTCAACAGGTTGGGATTCGAGCTTGTTTGAATTGGTTGAGGTGAGCGACCATGGCTTGACTCTCTACACAGAGCGTACAGACGGGACAGGAGGATTTCCTGGTAATCTTAAGATTTGGATTAGCTATCACTTGGAAGAAACTGGTGCCTACGAAGTCAGCTATAAGGTGACGACTGATCAGGACACGCTTGTCAATCCAACTAATCATAGCTATTTCAACTTATCTGGTGATTTCACGCAGACAGTTGACCGCCATGTCTTTCAGCTAAATACGGAGGGCATTTACCCAATCGCTCCAGACGGTGTTCCAGCTAAGATTCCAGATGCTGATCGTGATGTAGTGAAACACATCTACAATGGTGCTTTGCTCAAGGATATCTTTGCAGAGGATGATGAGCAAATCCAGCTGGTATCTGGTTTGGATCACCCATTTGCTCTTCCTGCAGGTCATGACAATGCTGGTTTCCTTTATGATCAAAACTCAGGTCGTTTCCTGCTTTTCAAGACAGAGGCCCCTTGCCTTGTGGTCTACACAGCAAACTTTGTGGATGAGAGTGTCGTCATAGGAGGCCAGCCAATGGTACAGCACAATGGGATTGCCCTTGAAGCGCAGGCCTTACCAGATGCTATTCACAGTGACCTCAAAGACCAAGTCATTCTCAAAGCAGGTCAAACCTTTACCAGCAAAACTCGTTATGAGCTTGTTGTCAAATAA
- a CDS encoding DUF4241 domain-containing protein: MEKIQTSQEWLQKYQEIKHLLTSSINYADYFDRKEIQDMEVFVLDMGEVTFPSGEILVRDPLFWLRREEKPYLQSVPKGTYRLKTLVAKLEEDHYRYIATRIQFTDQVPVIYYEALTGDEDIDTVEKDSYFGFAVDAGLATIVDVDTKNAYCDFEESWYKENPDKNIYDDFFAAIFAQNAIDNPLYQREGGDWINFKIPNADLSIPMIQSGFGDGVYPVYFGYDKDNQLCDLVVEYIYLG, encoded by the coding sequence ATGGAAAAAATACAAACTTCACAAGAATGGTTACAGAAATACCAAGAAATAAAACACCTGCTCACTTCGTCTATCAATTATGCAGACTATTTTGATAGGAAAGAAATACAGGACATGGAAGTTTTTGTTTTGGATATGGGGGAAGTGACTTTTCCTAGTGGAGAAATTCTAGTCCGAGATCCTTTGTTCTGGCTCCGTAGAGAGGAAAAGCCTTACTTACAATCTGTTCCCAAAGGAACATATAGACTAAAAACTTTAGTAGCCAAGTTAGAAGAAGATCACTACAGGTATATAGCAACGAGAATCCAATTTACAGATCAAGTGCCAGTCATCTACTATGAAGCACTGACTGGTGATGAAGATATAGACACTGTTGAAAAAGACTCTTATTTTGGATTTGCAGTTGACGCAGGTCTGGCAACGATAGTGGACGTTGACACCAAGAATGCCTACTGCGATTTTGAAGAGAGTTGGTATAAAGAAAATCCTGATAAAAATATCTACGATGATTTTTTTGCAGCAATTTTTGCCCAAAATGCCATAGACAATCCCCTTTATCAACGTGAGGGCGGGGATTGGATTAATTTTAAAATCCCCAACGCTGACCTAAGCATTCCGATGATCCAATCAGGTTTTGGAGACGGAGTCTATCCCGTCTACTTCGGCTATGATAAGGATAATCAGCTTTGTGATTTGGTTGTCGAATATATTTACCTAGGATAG
- a CDS encoding response regulator transcription factor, giving the protein MKILLAEDEAQLNRVITVALEREGYSVDSVFNGQDAVEKAKSNHYHLMIFDIMMPIKTGIEALKEIRQLGNTTHVIMLTAMAEVDDRVTGLDAGADDYLTKPFSLKELLARLRSTARRLEDYTPDTVQLGNTRLDIDEQELAATNSIRLGKKETQLLTLLIQHANQPLSCQQLLEQVWPDELEEQDHELVFLYISYLRQKLQSVQSSLQILGPAEGPFQLTGGD; this is encoded by the coding sequence ATGAAAATCCTACTTGCCGAAGATGAAGCTCAACTAAATCGTGTCATCACTGTTGCTTTAGAACGCGAGGGCTATAGCGTTGATTCTGTTTTTAATGGACAAGATGCTGTCGAAAAGGCTAAATCTAACCACTATCACCTCATGATTTTTGACATCATGATGCCAATTAAAACTGGAATTGAAGCCCTCAAAGAAATTCGCCAGTTGGGCAATACGACCCACGTCATCATGCTGACAGCCATGGCTGAAGTAGATGACCGTGTAACCGGACTCGATGCAGGTGCTGACGACTACTTGACTAAACCTTTCTCGCTCAAGGAGCTCTTGGCTAGACTCCGTTCTACTGCACGCCGCCTGGAAGACTATACTCCGGATACAGTCCAATTAGGAAATACCCGCTTGGATATTGATGAACAAGAATTGGCTGCTACAAACAGCATTCGTTTGGGGAAAAAGGAGACCCAACTCTTGACTCTCCTCATCCAGCACGCTAACCAACCCCTCAGTTGTCAACAACTACTAGAGCAGGTCTGGCCAGACGAGCTGGAAGAACAGGATCACGAGCTCGTCTTTCTCTATATCTCCTACCTACGCCAAAAACTCCAAAGTGTCCAGTCTAGCTTACAGATACTTGGGCCGGCAGAAGGCCCCTTCCAATTAACAGGAGGTGACTAG
- the lacD gene encoding tagatose-bisphosphate aldolase: MSKLQLSPNKVACLKKLSDENGIISALAFDQRGALKRLMAQYQTEEPTVAQMEELKVLVADELTKYASSMLLDPEYGLPATKALDANAGLLLAYEKTGYDTTSTKRLPDCLDVWSAKRIKEQGADAVKFLLYYDVDSSDELNQQKQAYIERIGSECVAEDIPFFLEILAYDEKIADAGSAEYAKVKPHKVIGAMKVFSDPRFNIDVLKVEVPVNVKYVEGFGKGEIVHTREEAAAFFKAQDEATNLPYIYLSAGVSAKLFQETLVFAHESGANFNGVLCGRATWAGSVEAYIKDGEAAAREWLRTTGFENIDELNKVLQTTATSWIERVEA; this comes from the coding sequence ATGAGTAAATTACAATTAAGTCCCAATAAAGTAGCTTGCTTGAAAAAACTCTCTGACGAGAACGGCATTATCTCAGCTCTTGCCTTTGACCAACGTGGTGCTTTGAAACGCCTCATGGCTCAATACCAAACAGAGGAGCCAACAGTGGCTCAAATGGAAGAACTCAAAGTCTTGGTTGCAGATGAATTAACAAAATACGCATCATCTATGCTTCTCGACCCTGAGTATGGTCTTCCAGCTACAAAAGCGCTTGATGCCAATGCTGGTCTTCTCCTTGCTTATGAGAAAACTGGCTACGACACAACTAGCACCAAACGCTTGCCTGACTGCTTGGATGTTTGGTCTGCCAAACGCATCAAAGAACAAGGTGCGGATGCAGTCAAATTCTTGCTTTACTACGATGTAGACAGTTCTGACGAACTCAACCAACAAAAACAAGCCTACATCGAACGCATCGGTTCAGAGTGTGTGGCGGAAGATATTCCATTCTTCCTTGAAATCCTCGCTTACGATGAAAAAATTGCTGACGCAGGTTCTGCAGAATACGCAAAAGTGAAACCACACAAGGTTATCGGTGCTATGAAGGTCTTCTCAGACCCACGCTTCAACATCGATGTCTTGAAAGTGGAAGTTCCAGTCAATGTTAAATACGTTGAAGGCTTTGGCAAAGGTGAAATCGTGCATACTCGTGAAGAAGCAGCAGCCTTCTTCAAAGCACAAGATGAAGCGACTAACTTGCCATATATCTACTTGAGTGCTGGTGTATCAGCCAAACTCTTCCAAGAGACCCTTGTCTTTGCCCACGAATCAGGCGCAAACTTCAACGGCGTTCTTTGCGGCCGTGCAACCTGGGCTGGATCAGTTGAAGCCTACATCAAAGACGGTGAAGCAGCAGCTCGTGAATGGCTACGTACAACAGGTTTTGAGAACATTGACGAACTCAACAAAGTTCTTCAAACAACAGCAACTTCATGGATTGAACGTGTAGAAGCATAA
- a CDS encoding PTS system mannose/fructose/sorbose family transporter subunit IID has product MTNSNYKLTKEDFNQINKRSLFTFQLGWNYERMQASGYLYMILPQLRKMYGDGTPELKEMMKVHTQFFNTSPFFHTIIAGFDLAMEEKDGVGSKDAVNGIKTGLMGPFAPLGDTIFGSLVPAIMGSIAATMAIAGQPWGIFLWIAVAVAYDIFRWKQLEFAYKEGVNLINNMQSTLTALIDAASVLGVFMMGALVATMINFDISYKLPIGEKMIDFQDILNSIFPRLLPAIFTAFIFWLLGKKGMNSTKAIGIIIVLAVGLSFIGKFLLGMGA; this is encoded by the coding sequence ATGACGAATTCTAATTACAAACTTACAAAAGAAGATTTTAATCAAATCAACAAACGTAGCTTGTTTACTTTCCAATTAGGTTGGAACTACGAACGTATGCAAGCTTCTGGTTACCTTTACATGATCTTGCCTCAATTGCGTAAAATGTATGGGGATGGAACTCCTGAATTGAAAGAAATGATGAAAGTTCATACTCAATTCTTCAATACTTCACCATTCTTCCACACTATTATCGCTGGTTTTGACCTTGCCATGGAAGAAAAAGATGGTGTGGGTTCAAAAGATGCCGTTAACGGTATCAAGACAGGTTTGATGGGACCATTCGCTCCTCTTGGAGACACAATCTTTGGTTCACTTGTACCTGCTATCATGGGATCTATCGCAGCAACTATGGCTATCGCTGGCCAACCATGGGGTATCTTCCTTTGGATTGCAGTTGCAGTTGCTTATGACATCTTCCGTTGGAAACAATTGGAATTTGCCTACAAAGAAGGGGTTAACCTTATCAACAACATGCAAAGTACCTTGACAGCTTTGATTGACGCTGCATCTGTACTTGGTGTCTTCATGATGGGTGCTCTTGTAGCAACAATGATCAACTTTGACATTTCTTACAAATTGCCAATCGGTGAAAAGATGATTGACTTCCAAGACATCTTGAACTCAATCTTCCCACGCTTGCTTCCAGCAATCTTTACTGCCTTTATCTTCTGGTTGCTTGGTAAGAAAGGTATGAACTCTACTAAAGCGATCGGTATCATTATCGTTCTTGCAGTAGGTCTTTCATTCATCGGTAAATTCTTGCTTGGAATGGGCGCATAA
- a CDS encoding ankyrin repeat domain-containing protein: MAKKRVTLPKNFDELITAGDIESLKAVYDKCELTAHDGRYSLNTALHFGGVPDEFVIWLVEQGLDVNTPDYYGRTPLYKHAALGRDTVKLLYELGRDIQKPDTYGSTPLHTAAGFFRPKIVSFLIEKGADVNPKTDMGRTPLAESLATCRNMNIAQVAEIAEMLIKAGAEVVPEMAERVELIGKDFEFHRENFNKDYLTETEAGLEKLYALFGVEPAPKRKIYDGVSPILVEDVPWQKQYDELWEMLIPSSGPAKTVQGEVIRITGRVQDELYRNGGVNWDKHYRNMLKALPNHFASGTPLSEEKLEETKELISSIRAKGSDEDTITERLCELSILWVSLNPNPLPLGKTNYNR; encoded by the coding sequence ATAGCCAAAAAAAGAGTGACCTTACCTAAAAATTTTGATGAACTGATTACAGCAGGAGATATTGAATCTCTTAAAGCCGTATATGATAAATGTGAGCTTACTGCTCATGACGGCAGATACAGCTTAAATACGGCACTTCATTTTGGAGGTGTTCCTGATGAGTTTGTTATCTGGCTAGTGGAACAGGGTTTAGATGTAAATACTCCTGATTATTATGGACGTACACCTTTATATAAACATGCCGCTTTGGGGAGAGATACTGTAAAACTGCTGTATGAATTAGGCAGAGATATACAAAAACCTGATACATATGGCAGTACACCTCTACATACGGCAGCAGGTTTTTTCCGACCTAAGATAGTAAGTTTTTTGATTGAAAAAGGTGCAGATGTTAATCCCAAAACTGATATGGGACGAACTCCTTTAGCCGAATCCCTTGCTACTTGCAGGAATATGAATATTGCACAGGTAGCAGAAATTGCAGAAATGCTCATAAAGGCGGGTGCTGAGGTAGTGCCTGAAATGGCGGAAAGAGTCGAACTAATCGGAAAGGATTTTGAATTTCACAGAGAAAACTTTAATAAAGATTACTTGACTGAAACAGAAGCAGGGCTTGAGAAACTCTATGCACTGTTTGGTGTAGAACCTGCTCCAAAACGCAAGATATATGACGGAGTTTCTCCTATTCTTGTAGAAGATGTTCCTTGGCAAAAGCAATACGATGAACTTTGGGAGATGTTGATTCCTTCAAGCGGGCCAGCGAAAACTGTACAAGGCGAAGTGATCCGTATAACAGGGCGCGTACAGGATGAGCTCTATAGAAATGGCGGTGTCAACTGGGATAAACACTACCGGAACATGCTTAAAGCCCTGCCAAACCATTTCGCTTCAGGTACACCGCTTTCCGAAGAAAAACTGGAAGAAACTAAGGAACTGATTTCCAGCATCCGTGCAAAAGGCAGTGATGAAGATACTATAACTGAACGTTTGTGTGAACTTTCGATTCTCTGGGTAAGCTTAAATCCTAATCCGCTTCCTTTAGGCAAAACAAATTATAACAGATGA
- a CDS encoding SIS domain-containing protein translates to MLNYTKEELLELGAEITTREIYQQPDVWKEAFEAYQAKREEIAAFLQGIADRHDYIKVILTGAGTSAYVGDTLVPYFKEVYDERKWNFNSIATTDIVANPETYLKKDVATVLVSFARSGNSPESVATVDLAKALVDDLYQVTITCAADGKLALQAHGDERNLLLLQPAASNDAGFAMTSSFTSMMLTALLVFDPTEFAVKAERFEVVTSLARKVLENAADVKELVDLDFNRVIYLGAGPFFGLAHEAQLKILELTAGQVATMYESPVGFRHGPKSLINEDTVVLTFGTTSEYTRKYDLDLVREVAGDHIARRVVLLSDQASGLENVKEVALGCGGVLNDIYRVFPYIVYAQLFALLTSLKVENKPDTPSPTGTVNRVVQGVIIHDYQK, encoded by the coding sequence ATGCTAAATTACACAAAAGAAGAATTACTTGAACTGGGTGCAGAAATCACGACTCGTGAGATCTACCAACAGCCTGATGTATGGAAAGAAGCTTTTGAAGCCTATCAAGCGAAACGTGAAGAAATTGCAGCCTTTCTGCAAGGTATCGCTGATAGACATGACTATATCAAGGTCATCTTGACGGGTGCTGGTACTTCTGCTTATGTGGGAGATACCTTGGTGCCATACTTTAAGGAAGTCTATGACGAGCGCAAATGGAATTTCAATTCTATTGCGACAACAGATATTGTAGCCAACCCAGAAACTTATTTGAAAAAAGATGTGGCGACGGTCCTTGTTTCCTTTGCTCGTAGTGGGAATTCACCTGAAAGTGTGGCGACTGTTGATTTGGCTAAAGCCTTGGTTGACGACCTCTATCAAGTGACCATTACATGTGCTGCAGATGGTAAATTGGCGCTTCAAGCTCATGGCGATGAGCGCAATCTTTTGCTCTTGCAACCAGCTGCCTCTAATGATGCTGGATTTGCCATGACTTCTAGCTTTACGTCTATGATGTTGACAGCTCTCTTGGTCTTTGATCCTACAGAATTTGCTGTGAAAGCTGAACGTTTTGAAGTTGTGACGAGCCTTGCGCGTAAGGTTCTAGAAAATGCAGCAGATGTCAAAGAGCTGGTTGACCTTGACTTTAACCGTGTTATCTACCTGGGCGCTGGTCCTTTCTTTGGACTTGCTCATGAAGCTCAGCTCAAGATTTTGGAACTAACAGCTGGTCAAGTGGCGACCATGTATGAAAGCCCAGTTGGCTTCCGTCACGGTCCAAAATCTCTTATCAATGAAGATACAGTTGTTTTGACCTTTGGCACAACGTCAGAATACACTCGCAAGTACGACTTGGACTTGGTTCGTGAAGTTGCTGGTGATCACATTGCTCGTCGTGTTGTGCTTTTGAGTGATCAAGCCTCTGGTCTTGAAAATGTCAAAGAAGTGGCCCTTGGTTGTGGCGGTGTCTTGAATGATATTTACCGTGTCTTCCCTTACATCGTTTATGCCCAACTCTTTGCCCTGTTGACTTCGCTCAAAGTGGAAAACAAACCAGATACACCGTCTCCTACAGGTACAGTAAACCGTGTGGTACAAGGTGTTATCATTCATGACTATCAAAAGTAA
- a CDS encoding SMI1/KNR4 family protein: protein MQISNEIQKIEEYICENFEEWDLDDPVEEEYLDDYQEIPGASEEELVAFEEKFGITLPDEVKELYRYKNGSNYLSILPCLVDERGMPFCLMSLQEIENTKHYFQNRDALLTEFPEHFTSQDIEKMRDERIKPYLFNKKWIPFAEYCDSCFLMLDFDPNTEGKEGQIIGYIHDPDEVVYVAESLKDLIFSIIREIKA, encoded by the coding sequence ATGCAGATAAGTAATGAAATCCAAAAGATAGAAGAGTACATCTGTGAAAATTTTGAAGAATGGGATTTGGATGACCCAGTGGAGGAAGAATATCTAGACGATTATCAGGAAATCCCTGGAGCTTCTGAGGAAGAACTGGTAGCATTTGAGGAGAAATTTGGGATAACGCTGCCTGATGAAGTAAAAGAGCTATACAGGTATAAAAACGGGAGTAATTATCTCAGTATTCTGCCTTGCCTTGTAGATGAAAGAGGCATGCCCTTTTGCTTGATGAGCCTGCAGGAAATTGAGAACACTAAACACTATTTTCAAAACAGAGACGCCCTCTTAACTGAATTTCCTGAGCATTTTACAAGCCAAGACATTGAAAAAATGCGGGACGAGAGGATAAAACCCTATCTTTTTAATAAAAAATGGATTCCTTTTGCCGAGTATTGTGACAGTTGTTTTCTGATGCTGGATTTTGATCCGAATACAGAGGGAAAAGAAGGGCAGATTATCGGCTATATCCATGATCCTGATGAAGTTGTGTATGTAGCAGAAAGTCTTAAAGACCTAATCTTTTCGATCATTAGGGAAATAAAAGCATAG
- a CDS encoding SMI1/KNR4 family protein — protein MSLENVYDYFHHYDSKTYQVVACMGNEPSEEDIEDFEKLYQISLPDDFRDFTMSPLGGLYMEVREELWPRAKAFDVAPFWTFCRGIKVYGIANEIPDFLDIRLKTKELHELGFVDYIPFLSIIGDGDVIFCFDKNNHIVALDWYSSGEAEELDSDFSDLLLKQIQELEERKNRMLERIEKQKKEK, from the coding sequence ATGTCACTAGAAAATGTCTATGATTATTTTCATCATTATGATTCTAAAACCTACCAAGTTGTAGCCTGCATGGGAAATGAACCCTCTGAAGAGGATATAGAAGATTTTGAAAAACTGTATCAAATTAGCCTTCCAGACGACTTTAGGGACTTTACCATGTCACCCCTAGGTGGACTCTATATGGAAGTCAGGGAGGAACTGTGGCCAAGAGCCAAAGCATTTGATGTGGCCCCATTTTGGACATTTTGCCGTGGTATTAAGGTTTACGGCATTGCAAATGAGATACCTGATTTTCTAGACATTCGACTGAAGACCAAAGAATTACATGAACTTGGCTTTGTAGATTATATCCCTTTTCTGTCTATCATCGGTGATGGAGATGTGATTTTCTGCTTTGATAAAAATAATCACATTGTCGCCTTAGATTGGTATAGTAGTGGAGAGGCTGAAGAGCTCGATAGTGACTTTTCAGATCTTTTACTCAAGCAAATCCAAGAACTGGAGGAGCGTAAAAACAGAATGTTAGAGAGAATCGAGAAACAGAAAAAAGAAAAATAA
- a CDS encoding sensor histidine kinase, which produces MFRKLRIKFIATATLAITLILTFFLVLMNSIVYTQTEDNIHTVLSILTKNEGELPITDEIKESLTEKNIQEGIVYNFQYFSVREKENDYAISLTNVQSLTEAEVKSFLPSILKRQETYGSITHKGRYFTYQVSQSTTGKLLVFFETTNYIRERDTLLQVSIWLALASLLLLILLFTLISGIVIRPFIKNYEKQRMFITNAGHELKTPLAIISANTELQELIEGETEWSSSTKEQTERLNHLIGRLIRLARLEEQEDIKLAPQNISVIAEKVASDFAPLFTKEDKKFESSIEADVVEKVAQEEFYELLSILLDNARKYCDPAGTIRLTLQRKNYLLRKRTCITISNDYKDGQAVNIKRFFDRFYRAETSHNNQTISGHGIGLSMAQHLVSLFRGKIFVTYKKQVITFTIWL; this is translated from the coding sequence ATGTTTCGAAAGCTTCGTATCAAATTTATCGCAACGGCTACTCTTGCCATCACTCTGATTCTAACCTTCTTTCTAGTTTTGATGAATAGTATCGTCTACACTCAGACTGAGGACAACATTCACACTGTTCTCTCTATCTTAACCAAGAATGAGGGGGAACTTCCTATTACAGACGAAATCAAAGAAAGTCTGACTGAGAAAAATATCCAAGAAGGGATTGTCTATAATTTTCAATACTTCTCCGTCAGAGAAAAGGAAAATGACTACGCCATCTCCCTTACAAATGTCCAGTCCTTAACTGAGGCTGAAGTCAAAAGTTTTCTCCCAAGCATCCTCAAAAGGCAAGAAACTTATGGCTCTATTACTCATAAGGGACGCTATTTTACCTACCAAGTGAGCCAATCTACGACTGGGAAACTACTGGTTTTCTTTGAGACGACTAACTATATCCGAGAACGAGATACCTTACTTCAGGTCTCTATCTGGCTGGCCTTGGCTAGCTTACTCCTCCTCATACTGCTCTTCACCTTGATTTCAGGGATTGTCATTCGTCCTTTTATCAAAAACTATGAAAAACAACGGATGTTTATCACCAATGCAGGACACGAACTCAAAACGCCTCTAGCCATCATTTCGGCCAATACCGAGCTACAGGAGTTAATAGAGGGAGAGACTGAGTGGAGTAGCAGCACTAAAGAACAGACGGAACGACTCAACCACCTGATTGGAAGACTCATCCGACTTGCTCGGCTCGAGGAACAAGAGGATATCAAACTAGCTCCTCAAAATATCTCCGTTATCGCTGAAAAGGTTGCCTCAGATTTTGCTCCTCTCTTTACCAAAGAAGATAAAAAATTTGAAAGTTCTATTGAAGCAGACGTTGTAGAAAAAGTAGCCCAAGAAGAATTTTATGAGCTTCTTAGCATCCTTCTTGACAATGCCCGAAAATACTGCGATCCCGCTGGAACGATTCGCTTGACGCTCCAACGCAAAAATTACCTACTACGCAAACGAACTTGCATCACTATTTCTAATGATTATAAGGATGGACAAGCAGTTAATATTAAGCGTTTCTTTGATCGCTTTTATCGTGCGGAGACCTCTCACAACAACCAAACCATATCTGGACACGGAATTGGTCTCTCTATGGCTCAGCATCTTGTCAGCCTATTTAGAGGTAAAATATTTGTCACCTACAAAAAACAGGTGATTACCTTTACCATCTGGTTGTAA
- a CDS encoding ankyrin repeat domain-containing protein, giving the protein MEKGVNLNVKGNPAFLLAVRYCDEAIIRYLVEHGAKVNCVNDVKTEAFEQALYGKKYENLPLIHELGHRVEKYGGQAFRSAVSDRNYDVLDFFIKNGVDINYNAPDTVYPFKPTPLCVAARYVDLKMCQYLVENGADVTITEKGGMRPYSIALENGDEEMADYFKQLEPEEYHSLQNKLDELKPFKLPKAVIDFLQSEELHFEFKDCNFKWIEFFSLINTVPMKKGRQKVLRISKQTGDYDHIYIVWNPKTKKVAFYDIEHEELKDMCSFADFVNNMSAYMQQIIEGEL; this is encoded by the coding sequence GTGGAAAAGGGTGTCAATCTGAATGTAAAAGGCAATCCGGCGTTTTTGCTTGCCGTAAGATATTGTGATGAAGCTATTATCAGGTATCTGGTAGAACATGGCGCAAAGGTGAACTGTGTAAATGATGTAAAGACAGAGGCATTTGAACAGGCTTTATATGGAAAAAAATACGAGAACCTGCCTCTCATCCACGAATTAGGTCATAGGGTAGAAAAATACGGTGGGCAGGCATTTCGCAGTGCCGTTTCAGATAGAAATTATGATGTGCTTGATTTCTTTATAAAGAACGGAGTTGATATTAACTACAATGCCCCTGATACAGTCTATCCTTTTAAACCGACTCCGCTATGTGTAGCCGCTAGGTATGTTGATTTAAAAATGTGTCAATATCTTGTAGAAAATGGGGCGGATGTAACCATAACAGAAAAAGGCGGTATGCGTCCATACAGCATCGCACTTGAAAATGGTGATGAAGAGATGGCTGACTATTTTAAGCAGTTAGAGCCTGAAGAATACCACAGTTTACAAAATAAACTGGATGAACTGAAGCCATTTAAACTGCCTAAGGCGGTCATTGATTTTCTTCAAAGTGAGGAATTACATTTTGAGTTTAAAGACTGTAACTTTAAATGGATAGAGTTTTTCTCTTTAATCAATACTGTTCCGATGAAAAAAGGCAGACAGAAAGTCCTACGTATTTCTAAACAGACGGGAGATTATGACCATATCTATATCGTATGGAATCCTAAAACAAAGAAAGTGGCTTTCTATGATATAGAGCATGAAGAGTTGAAAGATATGTGCAGTTTTGCGGATTTTGTAAATAATATGTCAGCATATATGCAACAAATAATCGAAGGAGAACTGTAA
- a CDS encoding PTS sugar transporter subunit IIA, whose protein sequence is MTKSLILVSHGRFCEELKGSTEMIMGPQDNIHAVALLPEDGPEEFTAKFEAAIEGLDDFLVFADLLGGTPCNVVSRLIMEGRDIELYAGMNLPMVIEFINASLTGADADYKSRAAESIVKVNDLLAGFDDDEDE, encoded by the coding sequence ATGACAAAATCATTAATTTTGGTGAGTCATGGTCGTTTCTGTGAAGAACTTAAAGGTAGCACGGAAATGATTATGGGTCCACAAGACAACATTCATGCAGTGGCTCTTCTTCCAGAAGATGGTCCAGAAGAATTTACTGCAAAATTTGAAGCTGCTATCGAAGGATTGGATGATTTCCTAGTCTTTGCGGACCTTCTCGGCGGAACACCATGTAACGTGGTGAGCCGTCTAATCATGGAAGGTCGCGACATTGAACTCTACGCGGGAATGAATCTGCCAATGGTGATTGAATTTATCAATGCTAGCCTTACAGGTGCAGATGCGGACTACAAGAGCCGTGCTGCAGAAAGCATTGTGAAAGTCAATGATTTGTTAGCAGGCTTCGATGATGACGAAGATGAATAA